In Delphinus delphis chromosome 11, mDelDel1.2, whole genome shotgun sequence, one genomic interval encodes:
- the IL17RA gene encoding interleukin-17 receptor A, whose product MGAPRRRPRASRGPPPVPSLLLLLLLLCGPGLGRASLRLLDHPAPVCTQQGLNCTVKNSTCLDDTWIHPRSLTPSPPKDVQTQLRFVHTQQGHLLPVAHVEWTLQTDASILYLEGAELSVLQLNTNERLCVKFEFLSTLKHHHKRWRFAFSHFVVEPGQEYEVTVHHLPKPIPDGDPNHQSRNFLVPDCEDPRMKMTTPCVSSGSLWDPNITVEILEAHQLQLSFTPWNESTKYQILLDSFLPAENRSCFRRVVDLDVPAQEATRQRCNVTLTLPDFSWCCRHHVQIQPFFSSCLNDCLRHSVAVPCPGVPHTPDAIEDHMPLWVSRCIPGLSILFVGSVILLTVCLAWRLPGSRHGKCENGSRCTDVLPAATSLSPPPLKPRKVWIVYSADHPLYVDVVLKFAQFLLTVCGTEVALDLLEEQAISEAGVMTWVGRRKQEVVEGNSKIIVLCSRGTRAKWQAILGWEDAAVQLRCDRGKPAGDLFTAAMNMILPDFKRPACFGTYIVCYFSDISCEADIPELFNITSCYALMDKFEEVYFRIQDLEMFGPGRMHRVGALTAQNYLQSPSGQQLREAVQRFRRWQAQRPDWFKLENLCPADDQDLPSLDEEAFEEPPPGGGIVRQEPLVLEPASQGSLLVELLLAGEGGGPSRLEPQPWPQEQPAAQTLQTTVVPVDGAPPAQAVEPILRAVRSGAASRLALAGGDEACPLLGGWGPGRNSILFLPMHPEDPPVRSSPTGRPDGSMLPSLQQSPRCQDVRTPPGGEQRRSVQSDQGYISRSSPQLPDDADGDGGGGPGGQPLCPEGLESLRSLQLLLFLQELHKNPGLEPKGPPRGASPAQGGEHVCP is encoded by the exons GGGCTGAACTGCACAGTCAAGAACA GTACCTGCCTGGACGACACCTGGATCCAccctcgaagcctgaccccctCGCCCCCCAAAGACGTGCAGACCCAGCTGCGCTTTGTCCACACGCAGCAAGGACACCTGCTCCCCGTGGCTCATGTCGAGTGGACGCTTCAGACAGACG ccAGCATCCTCTACCTGGAGGGAGCGGAATTGTCTGTCTTGCAGCTGAACACCAACGAACGTCTGTGTGTCAAGTTTGAGTTTCTGTCCACACTGAAGCATCATCACAAGCGG TGGCGTTTTGCCTTCAGCCACTTCGTGGTGGAACCCGGCCAGGAGTACGAGGTGACCGTCCACCACCTGCCTAAGCCCATCCCTGACGGGGACCCAAACCACCAGTCCAGAAACTTCCTGGTGCCCG ACTGCGAGGACCCCAGGATGAAGATGACCACGCCCTGCGTGAGTTCAG GCAGCCTGTGGGACCCCAACATCACTGTGGAGATCCTCGAGGCCCACCAGCTGCAGCTGAGCTTCACGCCGTGGAACGAGTCCACCAAATACCAGATCCTGCTGGACAGCTTTCTGCCCGCGGAGAACCGCAGCTGCTTCCGGCGCGTCGTGGATCTGGACGTG CCTGCACAGGAGGCCACCCGGCAGCGCTGCAACGTCACACTCACCCTGCCAGACTTCAGCTGGTGCTGCCGTCACCACGTGCAG ATCCAGCCCTTCTTCAGCAGCTGCCTCAACGACTGCCTCCGACACTCGGTGGCCGTGCCCTGCCCAGGGGTCCCACACACCCCAG ACGCCATTGAAG ACCACATGCCCCTGTGGGTGTCCAGGTGCATCCCCGGCCTCTCCATCCTGTTCGTGGGTTCCGTCATCCTGCTGACCGTCTGCCTGGCCTGGCGGTTACCGG gGTCCCGTCACGGAAAATGTGAAAACGGCAGCAGATGCACAG ACGTCCTGCCCGCTGCCACCAGCCTGAGCCCCCCACCCCTGAAGCCCAGGAAGGTCTGGATCGTCTACTCGGCTGACCACCCCCTCTACGTGGACGTGGTCCTGAAGTTCGCCCAGTTCCTGCTCACCGTGTGCGGCACCGAAGTGGCCCTCGACCTGCTGGAGGAGCAGGCCATCTCGGAGGCGGGGGTCATGACCTGGGTGGGCCGCCGGAAGCAGGAGGTGGTGGAGGGCAACTCCAAGATCATCGTCCTGTGCTCCCGAGGCACCCGGGCCAAGTGGCAGGCCATCCTCGGCTGGGAGGACGCCGCCGTCCAGCTTCGCTGTGACCGCGGGAAGCCCGCGGGGGACCTGTTCACGGCGGCCATGAACATGATCCTGCCGGACTTCAAGAGGCCGGCCTGCTTCGGCACCTACATCGTCTGCTACTTCAGCGACATCAGCTGCGAGGCTGACATCCCCGAGCTCTTCAACATCACCTCCTGCTACGCGCTCATGGACAAGTTTGAGGAGGTCTACTTCCGCATCCAGGACCTGGAGATGTTCGGGCCGGGCCGCATGCACCGCGTCGGGGCGCTCACGGCCCAGAACTACCTGCAGAGCCCCAGCGGCCAGCAGCTCCGCGAGGCCGTGCAGCGCTTCCGCCGCTGGCAGGCCCAGCGCCCCGACTGGTTCAAGCTCGAGAACCTCTGCCCGGCAGACGACCAGGACCTCCCGTCCCTGGACGAGGAGGCCTTCGAGGAGCCGCCGCCGGGAGGAGGGATCGTCCGGCAGGAGCCGCTGGTGCTGGAACCCGCCTCCCAGGGCAGCCTGCTGGTGGAGCTGCTCCTTgcgggggaaggagggggccCGTCGCGGCTGGAGCCCCAGCCTTGGCCCCAGGAGCAGCCGGCGGCCCAGACGCTCCAGACCACGGTGGTCCCGGTGGACGGGGCCCCTCCGGCACAGGCGGTGGAGCCCATCCTTCGGGCCGTCAGGAGCGGTGCCGCCAGCCGGCTGGCCCTGGCTGGGGGAGACGAAGCCTGCCCGCTTCTGGGCGGCTGGGGCCCGGGGCGGAACAGCATCCTCTTCCTCCCCATGCACCCCGAGGACCCGCCCGTCCGCAGCAGCCCCACGGGGCGGCCAGACGGCTCCATGCTGCCGTCCCTGCAGCAGAGCCCGCGCTGCCAGGATGTGCGCACGCCCCCTGGGGGGGAGCAGCGGCGGTCTGTGCAGTCCGACCAGGGCTACATCTCCAGGAGCTCCCCGCAGCTCCCGGACGACGCCGAcggggacgggggcggggggccgGGCGGGCAGCCGCTGTGTCCTGAGGGCCTGGAGAGCCTGCGGAGCCTCCAGCTCCTGCTCTTCCTCCAGGAGCTTCACAAGAACCCTGGCCTGGAGCCCAAGGGGCCGCCGCGTGGGGCCTCCCCTGCCCAGGGTGGTGAGCACGTGTGTCCGTAG